The following are encoded in a window of Trichomycterus rosablanca isolate fTriRos1 chromosome 13, fTriRos1.hap1, whole genome shotgun sequence genomic DNA:
- the ccdc170 gene encoding coiled-coil domain-containing protein 170 yields the protein MDDSVMQQHLLHYKQTTESAREELAALQAKNQSLHTQLLDCRSKLSSQEATLQGMRDAIERHKETEARQSSLISSLRERTNNTEQEMSSITSFKNILDMKLQALTKENMELKEKTLEMEIKSKEYFEDWKKTKQEATAIKGKCENFLSRLASKFSVDLTEIEKPMETIISLVELWSRERERQRTQINALEENVKSHEVECKASRETVKRLVADVDHEQKVSALRASDLNSVRQELECVMQKKQSLDGENKRLRRKLEESELALDAAREESGGYEKRFQDLEQKLLRSQTDAQELKSHSEAFFRQSVVLLGYDPASDLPEDEHILERIKEVCRKEKTSVMSVTEMKARLAEVLQEQGKQSELQSVAEQKEKQLQYKLQDMESELLTARVNQDGQNHEKQQYLKFLEQLSEKLKIENLTTDLGFDMRLEAILARAEQLTQQEGTALVENKTLVYSLQKKLKEQKQRLDSKELHIELLRRKVTQLDEEKRSRSALAVERDDATLASKKLQKKVERLQAELSVMRLSTTELKAQLSHTNELKIRVMEQDTTIEEQSKNLDKLKKNKVKAENRLTTVKTELHNQELRAKDELQQAQGLLHSQASAITELTHREKKLLDFFTVVSQMLGVHMPASMPSSEVIKRLEVLLHSGHHLPLVSHCIVPHQHHMDLISDVCDCSTFTGGSLGTEACTFSQPPTTTTP from the exons ATGGATGATTCTGTGATGCAGCAGCACCTGCTTCACTACAAACAGACCACTGAGTCTGCACGTGAGGAGCTAGCAGCCCTACAGGCCAAAAATCAAAGTCTCCATACACAG CTCCTGGATTGTCGGTCCAAGCTTTCCTCTCAGGAGGCAACGCTGCAAGGGATGAGAGATGCAATTGAGAGGCACAAGGAAACAGAGGCCAGACAGTCATCTCTTATTAGTTCCCTTAGGGAGCGTACAAACAACACAGAACAAGAAATGAGCTCCATAACGTCCTTCAAAAACATTTTAGATATGAAATTACAGGCCCTAACCAAGGAGAATATGGAGTTAAAAgagaaaacattggaaatggAAATTAAGTCAAA ggAGTATTTTGAAGATTGGAAGAAGACAAAGCAAGAGGCAACAGCTATAAAGGGGAAGTGTGAGAATTTCTTGTCCAGACTAGCCAGCAAGTTCTCTGTTGATTTAACTGAGATTGAAAAACCCATGGAGACAATCATCTCTTTG GTGGAACTATGGagcagggagagagagagacagaggacTCAGATAAATGCTCTAGAGGAGAATGTTAAATCTCATGAGGTGGAGTGTAAGGCCAGCAGAGAAACAGTGAAGAGACTAGTTGCTGATGTGGACCATGAACAAAAAGTCTCAGCTCTTCGAGCTAGTGACCTAAACTCAGTCAGACAG GAACTTGAATGTGTTATGCAAAAGAAACAGAGTTTGGATGGAGAGAATAAAAGGCTTAGGAGAAAGCTTGAGGAAAGTGAGCTTGCCCTGGATGCAGCTAGGGAGGAGTCTGGCGGCTATGAGAAGCGCTTTCAAGATCTGGAGCAAAAGCTACTCAGGAGCCAAACAGATGCCCAGGAATTAAAGAGTCACAGTGAAGCCTTTTTCAGACAGTCGGTTGTTCTGCTAGGGTATGATCCTGCTAGTGATCTGCCTGAAGATGAACACATTTtggaaagaataaaagaagTCTGCAGGAAAGAGAAGACCAGTGTTATG TCTGTGACAGAGATGAAGGCCAGACTGGCTGAGGTATTGCAGGAGCAAGGAAAGCAGTCAGAACTTCAGAGTGTAGCAGAGCAAAAAGAGAAACAACTACAATACAAACTGCAGGACATGGAGTCTGAGCTCCTCACTGCAAGAGTGAATCAAGATGGACAGAATCATGAAAAACAACAA TATCTGAAGTTTTTGGAGCAGCTTTCGGAGAAACTGAAAATTGAAAACTTAACTACTGATTTGGGCTTTGACATGCGACTTGAGGCAATACTGGCACGTGCAGAACAGCTGACTCAACAAGAGGGGACTGCTTTAGTTGAAAATAAAACTTTGGTCTACAGTCTTCAGAAAAAG CTGAAGGAGCAGAAGCAGCGTTTGGATAGTAAGGAGTTGCACATAGAGCTGCTGAGGAGGAAGGTGACTCAGCTGGATGAAGAAAAAAGGAGTCGCTCAGCTCTGGCTGTGGAGCGGGATGACGCCACACTGGCCAGCAAGAAGCTGCAGAAGAAAGTGGAGCGGCTTCAGGCGGAGCTCAGTGTCATGCGGCTCTCAACCACTGAGCTTAAAGCACAGCTCTCCCACACCAATGAGCTCAAG ATCAGGGTGATGGAACAAGACACAACCATTGAAGAGCAGAGTAAGAATCTGGACAAACTAAAGAAGAATAAGGTGAAAGCGGAGAACAGACTCACCACAGTAAAGACAGAACTCCATAATCAGGAACTCAGAGCCAAGGATGAGCTACAGCAAGCACAGGGGCTGCTCCACAGCCAGGCTAGTGCCATAACAGAGCTCACCCACAGGGAGAAAAAG CTGCTGGACTTCTTCACTGTTGTATCTCAGATGCTGGGGGTGCACATGCCTGCCTCTATGCCCAGTAGTGAGGTTATTAAAAGGCTGGAGGTTCTTCTTCACTCAGGCCATCACCTCCCCCTGGTCAGCCACTGTATAGTGCCACATCAGCACCACATGGATCTAATCTCAGATGTCTGTGACTGTTCCACATTTACAGGAGGCTCTCTAGGGACAGAAGCATGTACCTTCTCTCAGCCACCCACTACAACTACACCCTGA
- the rmnd1 gene encoding required for meiotic nuclear division protein 1 homolog gives MLARWFTALGRLHQPLKRKTYCRILSGTVEQWKNGLESGIKSSLSHSLYTDCKSSRTITLCNTWMYGLQRGTMQGPFTFNVEVPFLNTIPNYKNLQRRMKSTTISTKSVLKQGNMPGKKTLKGPRTKQPSRANLPAPEENMMQCIAYATAEQYHLPTLCHDLMANGFFEIKDLPRDASNVLVIGTEITSKPDDTAMMFFFREGSVVFWNVDDSMIKKVMRILEQHEIQPYEVALVHWENEEINYTINEGSTKLYRGDFIFNSEMDYEQELLEKFAFSNALSLSVKLAIWEVSLDNFVESIQAIPETLKSGKSVKLSRAEVLQKIGELFALRHCINLSSDLLITPDFYWDREDLEQLYDKTCQFLSINRRVKVVNEKLQHCTELTDLMRNHLSEKHSLRLEWMIVILITIEVMFELARVIF, from the exons ATGCTAGCTAGGTGGTTTACAGCTCTGGGGCGACTGCATCAGCCATTAAAAAGGAAAACCTACTGCAGAATTCTTTCTGGGACTGTAGAACAGTGGAAGAATGGCCTTGAATCTGGGATCAAGAGTTCATTATCACACAGCCTTTACACAGATTGCAAAAGCAGCCGAACCATCACACTTTGTAATACTTGGATGTATGGACTGCAGAGAGGAACCATGCAAGGACCGTTTACTTTTAATGTTGAAGTaccttttttaaatacaataccTAACTATAAAAATCTACAAAGGAGAATGAAGTCAACCACAATATCCACAAAATCTGTGTTGAAACAAGGGAACATGCCTGGTAAAAAAACGTTGAAGGGACCAAGAACAAAACAGCCTTCCAGAGCCAATCTGCCAGCACCAGAAGAG AACATGATGCAATGTATTGCCTATGCAACTGCAGAACAGTACCACCTACCCACTCTCTGTCATGATCTAATGGCCAATGGGTTTTTTGAAATAAAAGATTTACCCAGGG ATGCTTCTAATGTCTTGGTGATTGGAACAGAGATTACATCAAAACCAGATGATACTGCTATGATGTTTTTCTTTCG TGAAGGCTCTGTGGTTTTCTGGAATGTTGATGACAGCATG ATAAAAAAAGTGATGAGAATATTGGAGCAACATGAGATTCAGCCCTATGAAGTGGCCTTGGTCCACTGGGAAAATGAAGAGATTAATTACACAATAAATGA aGGAAGTACAAAACTTTATCGTGgagattttatatttaatagtgAGATGGACTATGAGCAAGAACTTCTGGAGAAATTTGCTTTTTCTAATGCTCTGTCTTTATCAG TTAAGCTGGCTATATGGGAGGTTTCATTGGACAACTTTGTTGAATCAATTCAGGCAATTCCAGAG ACTTTGAAATCTGGAAAGTCAGTTAAACTGTCCAGGGCTGAGGTCTTACAGAAAATAGGAGAACTGTTTGCTCTGAG GCACTGTATAAATCTCAGTTCAGATCTTCTTATCACACCTGATTTCTACTGGGACAGAGAGGACCTGGAGCAGCTGTATGACAAAACCTGTCAGTTCCTCAGTATCAATCGTCGGGTCAAG GTTGTGAATGAAAAGCTACAGCACTGTACTGAACTGACAGACCTTATGAGGAATCATCTTAGTGAAAAGCACAGTCTTCGACTGGAGTGGATGATTGTGATCCTAATCACTATTGAG